The Streptomyces aurantiacus genome includes a region encoding these proteins:
- a CDS encoding enhanced serine sensitivity protein SseB, with product MDFPAQDIPAQDFPTQDFPARAHPHPHAGWPGNEVEEVLAASLGLPPSPSTGARIVEAVGRAFLWVPLPEGGGPHSGPLDLPTMELGGQAYVPVFTSDQQFRQVVGDHMAYTVAPAVEFARGLPPQVGIVLNPDGTVGVPLPPAAVAELCRTGRTQLDGTASGGRVRLFQPDWQDDPVDFLAAASAEFAATGVVLSARRCLASIEGGDPVMFVGIEAVHWDESARTLPLDALGRALGRVPLAHPVSLVFLDVAQDPVGDWLRAQVRPFYTRTF from the coding sequence ATGGACTTCCCGGCACAGGACATTCCGGCGCAGGATTTTCCCACACAGGACTTTCCGGCACGGGCGCACCCGCATCCCCATGCCGGCTGGCCCGGCAACGAGGTGGAGGAGGTGCTCGCCGCCTCCCTCGGGCTTCCCCCGTCGCCCTCGACGGGCGCCCGGATCGTGGAGGCCGTCGGGCGCGCCTTCCTCTGGGTGCCGCTGCCGGAGGGCGGCGGCCCGCACAGCGGCCCGCTCGACCTGCCCACGATGGAGCTCGGCGGGCAGGCGTACGTGCCGGTCTTCACCTCGGACCAGCAGTTCCGCCAGGTCGTCGGCGACCACATGGCGTACACCGTCGCGCCCGCCGTGGAGTTCGCGCGCGGCCTGCCGCCCCAGGTGGGCATCGTGCTGAACCCGGACGGCACGGTCGGTGTGCCGCTGCCCCCGGCGGCCGTGGCCGAGCTGTGCCGGACCGGGCGGACCCAGCTGGACGGGACCGCGAGCGGCGGCCGGGTCCGGCTGTTCCAGCCCGACTGGCAGGACGATCCGGTGGACTTCCTGGCCGCGGCCTCGGCGGAGTTCGCCGCGACCGGCGTCGTGCTGAGCGCCCGCCGCTGTCTGGCGAGCATCGAGGGCGGCGACCCCGTGATGTTCGTCGGCATCGAGGCGGTCCACTGGGACGAGAGCGCGCGCACGCTTCCGCTGGACGCCCTCGGCCGGGCGCTGGGACGCGTTCCCCTGGCACACCCGGTGAGCCTCGTCTTCCTCGACGTGGCCCAGGACCCGGTGGGCGACTGGCTGCGGGCACAGGTCCGCCCCTTCTACACCCGCACCTTCTGA
- a CDS encoding AAA family ATPase — MGRTIRVNRITAYATSTGIALPKQPTAPAGEACDPLPAPVVRDLRERAGHSPHGLRFGAADLVVVTGLPGSGKSTLMRRAVTGRRIDSQDTRDRWDGRLARFLPYAVYRPLVRAAHYAGLRGALRSGEGVVVHDCGTQAWVRNWLARDARRRGGTLHLLLLDVDPGTALDGQRERGRGVSRYAFARHRGAVARLLRSVEKGDLPEGCGSAVLVDRAAADVLRRIDFGD; from the coding sequence ATGGGGAGGACGATCAGGGTGAACAGGATCACGGCGTACGCGACCAGTACGGGCATCGCGCTGCCCAAGCAGCCCACCGCACCGGCCGGGGAGGCGTGCGACCCGCTTCCGGCGCCCGTCGTCCGTGATCTGCGGGAGCGCGCGGGTCACAGCCCTCACGGTCTGCGGTTCGGAGCGGCCGACCTGGTCGTCGTCACGGGCCTGCCGGGCAGCGGCAAGTCGACCCTGATGCGCCGGGCGGTGACCGGCCGCCGCATCGACTCCCAGGACACCCGCGACCGGTGGGACGGCAGGCTGGCGCGTTTCCTTCCGTACGCGGTCTACCGCCCCCTCGTGCGCGCCGCGCACTACGCGGGCCTGCGCGGGGCTCTGCGCTCCGGCGAGGGCGTCGTGGTGCACGACTGCGGTACGCAGGCCTGGGTGCGCAACTGGCTCGCCCGGGACGCCCGGCGCCGGGGCGGCACCCTGCACCTGCTGCTGCTCGACGTCGATCCCGGCACGGCCCTGGACGGCCAGCGCGAGCGCGGCCGGGGTGTCTCGAGGTACGCGTTCGCGCGGCACCGCGGCGCCGTCGCCAGGCTGCTGCGTTCCGTCGAGAAGGGCGACCTCCCGGAGGGCTGCGGCTCCGCGGTCCTCGTCGACCGTGCCGCGGCGGACGTGCTGCGGCGCATCGACTTCGGCGACTGA
- the gcvT gene encoding glycine cleavage system aminomethyltransferase GcvT → MSSNAPVQPRRTALDALHRSLGATMTDFAGWDMPLRYGSERDEHLAVRTRAGLFDLSHMGEITVTGPQAAALLDFALVGNIGGVKVGRARYTMICRADGGILDDLIVYRLADTEYMIVANASNAQVVLDAVQERAEGFDAEVRDDRDAYALLAVQGPESPGILKSLTDADLDGLKYYAGLPGTVAGVPALIARTGYTGEDGFELFVAPADAEKLWQALTDAGSPAGLAPCGLSCRDTLRLEAGMPLYGHELSTSLTPFDAGLGRVVKFEKQGDFVGREALSAAAARAESQPPRVLVGLLAEGRRVPRAGYPVVADGRVVGEVTSGAPSPTLGRPVAMAYVDAEHSAPGTTGVGVDIRGSHEPYEVVALPFYKRQK, encoded by the coding sequence ATGAGCAGCAACGCCCCCGTTCAGCCGCGCCGGACCGCGCTCGATGCCCTGCATCGCTCGCTCGGCGCGACGATGACCGACTTCGCCGGCTGGGACATGCCCCTGCGGTACGGCTCCGAGCGCGACGAGCACCTCGCCGTACGCACCCGGGCCGGCCTCTTCGACCTCTCCCACATGGGCGAGATCACCGTCACCGGCCCCCAGGCGGCCGCTCTCCTGGACTTCGCGCTGGTCGGCAACATCGGGGGCGTGAAGGTGGGCCGCGCCCGCTACACGATGATCTGCCGGGCCGACGGCGGCATCCTCGACGACCTGATCGTCTACCGTCTCGCCGACACCGAGTACATGATCGTGGCCAACGCCTCCAACGCCCAGGTGGTCCTGGACGCCGTTCAGGAGCGCGCGGAGGGCTTCGACGCCGAGGTGCGCGACGACCGGGACGCCTACGCCCTGCTCGCCGTCCAGGGCCCGGAGTCCCCCGGCATCCTGAAGTCCCTGACCGACGCCGACCTGGACGGTCTGAAGTACTACGCGGGCCTGCCCGGCACGGTCGCCGGTGTTCCGGCCCTGATCGCGCGCACCGGCTACACCGGCGAGGACGGCTTCGAGCTGTTCGTCGCCCCGGCCGACGCCGAGAAGCTGTGGCAGGCGCTGACCGACGCGGGCTCCCCGGCCGGGCTCGCCCCCTGCGGGCTCTCCTGCCGGGACACCCTGCGCCTGGAGGCGGGCATGCCGCTGTACGGGCACGAGCTGAGCACCTCGCTCACGCCCTTCGACGCGGGCCTCGGCCGGGTCGTGAAGTTCGAGAAGCAGGGCGACTTCGTCGGGCGCGAGGCACTGTCCGCGGCCGCCGCCCGGGCCGAGTCGCAGCCTCCGCGCGTCCTCGTCGGCCTGCTGGCCGAGGGCCGCCGTGTCCCCCGCGCCGGCTACCCGGTCGTCGCCGACGGCAGGGTCGTCGGCGAGGTCACCTCCGGTGCGCCGTCCCCGACGCTCGGCAGGCCGGTCGCGATGGCGTACGTCGACGCGGAGCACTCCGCACCCGGCACGACCGGTGTCGGCGTGGACATCCGGGGCAGCCACGAACCGTACGAGGTCGTGGCGCTGCCGTTCTACAAGCGCCAGAAGTGA
- the gcvH gene encoding glycine cleavage system protein GcvH: MSNPQQLRYSKEHEWLSGAEDGVSTVGITEHAANALGDVVYVQLPEVGATVTAGETCGELESTKSVSDLYSPVTGEITEINQDVVDDPALVNTAPFEGGWLFKVRTSQEPKDLLSADEYTEFSGS; this comes from the coding sequence ATGAGCAATCCCCAGCAGCTGCGCTACAGCAAGGAGCACGAGTGGCTGTCGGGCGCCGAGGACGGCGTCTCGACGGTCGGTATCACGGAGCACGCGGCCAACGCGCTCGGCGATGTCGTGTACGTCCAGCTCCCGGAGGTCGGTGCCACGGTGACCGCGGGCGAGACCTGCGGTGAGCTGGAGTCGACCAAGTCGGTCAGCGACCTGTACTCGCCCGTCACCGGCGAGATCACCGAGATCAACCAGGACGTCGTGGACGACCCCGCGCTGGTGAACACCGCCCCGTTCGAGGGCGGCTGGCTGTTCAAGGTGCGCACCTCGCAGGAGCCGAAGGACCTGCTCTCCGCGGACGAGTACACCGAATTCTCCGGCAGCTAA
- the glyA gene encoding serine hydroxymethyltransferase has protein sequence MSLLNQSLHELDPDVAAAVDAELDRQQSTLEMIASENFAPVAVMEAQGSVLTNKYAEGYPGRRYYGGCEHVDVAEQIAIDRVKELFGAEYANVQPHSGASANQAALFALAQPGDTILGLDLAHGGHLTHGMRLNFSGKQFNVVAYHVDDAGLVDMAEVERLAKEHRPKVIIAGWSAYPRQLDFAEFRRIADEVEAYLWVDMAHFAGLVAAGLHPNPVEHADVVTSTTHKTLGGPRGGIILAKKAFAKKLNSSVFPGFQGGPLEHVIAAKAVSFKVAASEDFKERQVRTVEGARILAERLTAPDAREAGVNVLSGGTDVHLILVDLRESELDGQQAEDRLHEVGITVNRNAVPNDPRPPMVTSGLRIGTPALATRGFTAEDFTEVADVIAETLKPSYDAAALKARVTALADKHPLYPGLGK, from the coding sequence ATGTCGCTTCTGAACCAGTCCCTCCATGAGCTCGACCCGGACGTCGCCGCCGCCGTCGACGCCGAGCTGGACCGCCAGCAGTCCACCCTCGAGATGATCGCCTCGGAGAACTTCGCTCCGGTCGCGGTCATGGAGGCCCAGGGCTCGGTCCTCACCAACAAGTACGCCGAGGGCTACCCGGGCCGCCGCTACTACGGCGGCTGCGAGCACGTCGACGTCGCCGAGCAGATCGCGATCGACCGGGTCAAGGAGCTGTTCGGCGCCGAGTACGCCAACGTGCAGCCGCACTCGGGCGCCTCCGCCAACCAGGCCGCGCTGTTCGCGCTGGCCCAGCCCGGCGACACCATCCTCGGTCTCGACCTGGCCCACGGCGGCCACCTGACCCACGGGATGCGGCTGAACTTCTCCGGCAAGCAGTTCAACGTGGTCGCGTACCACGTGGACGACGCCGGCCTGGTCGACATGGCCGAGGTCGAGCGGCTCGCCAAGGAGCACCGCCCGAAGGTGATCATCGCGGGCTGGTCGGCGTACCCGCGGCAGCTGGACTTCGCCGAGTTCCGCCGGATCGCGGACGAGGTCGAGGCCTACCTGTGGGTCGACATGGCGCACTTCGCGGGCCTGGTCGCGGCCGGCCTCCACCCGAACCCGGTGGAGCACGCGGACGTCGTCACCTCCACCACCCACAAGACGCTCGGCGGCCCCCGCGGCGGGATCATCCTCGCCAAGAAGGCCTTCGCGAAGAAGCTGAACTCGTCCGTCTTCCCGGGCTTCCAGGGCGGTCCCCTGGAGCACGTGATCGCGGCCAAGGCGGTCTCCTTCAAGGTCGCCGCCTCGGAGGACTTCAAGGAGCGCCAGGTCCGTACGGTCGAGGGTGCCCGCATCCTCGCCGAGCGCCTCACCGCGCCGGACGCCCGCGAGGCCGGTGTCAACGTCCTGTCGGGCGGTACGGACGTCCACCTGATCCTGGTGGACCTGCGCGAGTCCGAGCTGGACGGGCAGCAGGCCGAGGACCGCCTCCACGAGGTCGGCATCACGGTCAACCGCAACGCCGTCCCCAACGACCCGCGGCCGCCGATGGTGACGTCGGGCCTGCGGATCGGCACCCCGGCCCTGGCGACCCGCGGCTTCACGGCCGAGGACTTCACCGAGGTCGCGGACGTCATCGCCGAGACCCTCAAGCCGTCCTACGACGCGGCGGCGCTCAAGGCCCGGGTGACCGCACTGGCGGACAAGCACCCGCTGTACCCCGGTCTGGGCAAGTAG
- a CDS encoding L-serine ammonia-lyase, whose protein sequence is MAISVFDLFSIGIGPSSSHTVGPMRAARMFARRLRTEDVLSSAASVRAELYGSLGATGHGHGTPKAVLLGLEGASPRTVDVEGADDRVEKIKASGRIALLGEHEVGFSFDDDLVLHRRKTLPYHANGMTLWAYDASGAELLSKTYYSVGGGFVVDEDAVGADRIKLDDTVLKYPFRTGDELLRLTKETGLSISALMLENERAWRTEEEIREGLLAIWRVMQACVTRGMSREGILPGGLRVRRRAAMSARQLRAEGDPLAHAMEWITLYAMAVNEENAAGGRVVTAPTNGAAGIIPAVLHYYINFVPGADEDGVVRFLLAAGAIGMLFKENASISGAEVGCQGEVGSACSMAAGALAEVLGGSPEQVENAAEIGMEHNLGLTCDPVGGLVQIPCIERNGMAAVKAVTAARMAMRGDGSHKVSLDKVIKTMKETGADMSVKYKETARGGLAVNIIEC, encoded by the coding sequence GTGGCCATCTCGGTCTTCGACCTGTTCTCGATCGGCATCGGCCCGTCCAGCTCCCACACCGTCGGCCCGATGCGTGCGGCCCGGATGTTCGCCCGCCGCCTGCGCACCGAGGACGTCCTGTCCTCGGCGGCCTCGGTACGCGCCGAGCTGTACGGCTCGCTGGGCGCGACCGGACACGGCCACGGGACGCCGAAGGCGGTGCTGCTCGGTCTGGAGGGCGCCTCGCCCCGCACGGTGGACGTCGAGGGGGCCGACGACCGGGTCGAGAAGATCAAGGCGTCGGGCCGCATCGCCCTGCTCGGCGAGCACGAGGTCGGCTTCTCCTTCGACGACGACCTGGTGCTGCACCGCCGCAAGACCCTGCCGTACCACGCGAACGGCATGACGCTGTGGGCGTACGACGCCTCGGGCGCCGAACTGCTGTCGAAGACGTACTACTCGGTGGGCGGCGGTTTCGTCGTCGACGAGGACGCGGTGGGCGCGGACCGCATCAAGCTGGACGACACGGTTCTGAAGTACCCCTTCCGTACGGGCGACGAGCTGCTTCGGCTGACGAAGGAGACGGGCCTGTCCATCTCCGCCCTGATGCTGGAGAACGAGCGGGCCTGGCGCACCGAGGAGGAGATCCGCGAAGGGCTCCTCGCCATCTGGCGGGTGATGCAGGCGTGCGTCACCCGTGGCATGTCCCGCGAGGGCATCCTGCCCGGCGGCCTCCGGGTCCGCCGCCGCGCGGCCATGTCCGCCCGCCAACTGCGCGCCGAGGGCGACCCGTTGGCCCACGCCATGGAGTGGATCACGCTGTACGCGATGGCGGTGAACGAGGAGAACGCGGCGGGCGGCCGCGTCGTGACGGCCCCCACGAACGGCGCCGCGGGCATCATCCCGGCGGTCCTGCACTACTACATCAACTTCGTGCCCGGCGCGGATGAGGACGGGGTGGTCCGCTTCCTGCTCGCGGCCGGCGCCATCGGCATGCTCTTCAAGGAGAACGCCTCCATCTCGGGCGCCGAGGTCGGCTGCCAGGGCGAGGTCGGCTCCGCCTGCTCGATGGCCGCCGGCGCCCTCGCCGAGGTCCTCGGCGGCAGCCCCGAGCAGGTCGAGAACGCCGCGGAGATCGGCATGGAGCACAACCTCGGCCTCACCTGCGACCCGGTCGGCGGCCTCGTCCAGATCCCCTGCATCGAGCGCAACGGCATGGCCGCGGTCAAGGCCGTGACGGCGGCGAGGATGGCCATGCGCGGCGACGGCTCCCACAAGGTCTCCCTCGACAAGGTCATCAAGACGATGAAGGAGACGGGCGCCGACATGAGCGTCAAGTACAAGGAGACGGCCCGGGGCGGCCTGGCGGTGAACATCATCGAGTGCTGA
- a CDS encoding glycoside hydrolase family 25 protein has protein sequence MLRGIDVSSYQSSSYSTEGLSFVFVKATEGRTYVNPKLGAQAKRARDAGCVVGFYHFLWPGNLTAQAEYFVGKAPERAGDILAVDWETTSDGTHASNAEKDRFIRKVKELRPNNRVVLYCNRNFWLNVDDTSYAGDGLWIADYVTAGKPRIQATWRFHQHTDDPLDKNVARFDTIADLREWATP, from the coding sequence ATGCTGCGCGGCATCGACGTGAGCTCCTACCAGTCGTCCTCGTACAGCACCGAAGGCCTGTCCTTCGTCTTCGTCAAGGCGACGGAGGGCCGGACGTACGTCAACCCGAAGCTGGGCGCGCAGGCGAAGAGGGCCCGCGACGCCGGCTGCGTGGTCGGCTTCTACCACTTCCTCTGGCCGGGCAACCTCACGGCCCAGGCCGAGTACTTCGTCGGCAAGGCCCCGGAGAGGGCGGGCGACATCCTCGCCGTCGACTGGGAGACGACGAGCGACGGCACCCACGCGAGCAACGCCGAGAAGGACCGCTTCATCCGCAAGGTGAAGGAACTCCGGCCGAACAACCGGGTGGTGCTGTATTGCAACCGGAACTTCTGGCTGAACGTCGACGACACCTCGTACGCCGGTGACGGTCTGTGGATCGCCGACTACGTCACCGCGGGCAAGCCCCGCATCCAGGCGACGTGGCGCTTCCACCAGCACACCGACGACCCGCTGGACAAGAACGTCGCACGCTTCGACACCATCGCCGACCTGCGGGAATGGGCGACCCCGTAG
- a CDS encoding MOSC domain-containing protein, with the protein MGGSVAAVSSNGTYAFTKPNRGSITLLAGLGVEGDVHAGTTVKHRFRMAKDPSQPNLRQVHLIHEELFDEVREAGFEVAAGELGENVTTRGLDLLGLPGGTLLRLGDEAVVQVTGLRNPCAQIDGFQKGLMKQVVGRDGDGKPRFRAGIMSVVVTGGVVRPGDPVEVDLPAGPHLPLKIV; encoded by the coding sequence ATGGGTGGGAGTGTCGCTGCGGTCAGCAGCAACGGGACGTATGCGTTCACCAAGCCGAACCGCGGGAGCATCACGCTCCTCGCCGGACTCGGGGTCGAGGGGGACGTGCACGCCGGGACGACGGTGAAGCACCGGTTCCGGATGGCGAAGGACCCCTCGCAGCCGAATCTGCGGCAGGTGCACCTGATCCACGAGGAACTGTTCGACGAGGTGCGCGAGGCGGGCTTCGAGGTCGCGGCCGGCGAGCTAGGGGAGAACGTCACCACCCGGGGCCTCGACCTGCTGGGGCTGCCCGGCGGGACCCTGCTGCGGCTCGGTGACGAGGCCGTGGTGCAGGTCACCGGCCTGCGGAATCCCTGCGCCCAGATCGACGGCTTCCAGAAGGGGCTCATGAAGCAGGTCGTGGGCCGGGACGGGGACGGCAAGCCCCGGTTCAGGGCCGGGATCATGAGCGTGGTCGTCACGGGCGGGGTGGTGCGGCCCGGCGACCCCGTCGAGGTCGATCTGCCGGCGGGGCCGCACCTGCCCCTGAAGATCGTCTGA
- a CDS encoding EF-hand domain-containing protein, translating to MADIEEARKAFERIDVDGDGYITAAEFKKALAQGGDWNVTESVAEAVIAARDLNGDKLLSFDEFWSQVNR from the coding sequence GTGGCGGACATCGAGGAAGCACGCAAGGCGTTCGAGCGCATCGACGTGGACGGGGACGGCTACATCACCGCCGCCGAGTTCAAGAAGGCTCTGGCCCAGGGCGGGGACTGGAACGTCACCGAGTCGGTGGCCGAGGCCGTCATCGCCGCCCGGGACCTCAACGGGGACAAGCTGCTCTCGTTCGACGAGTTCTGGTCCCAGGTCAACAGGTGA